Proteins encoded by one window of Ruminococcaceae bacterium R-25:
- a CDS encoding phosphoglucomutase yields the protein MDFMKAYELWSTDPFFDEGTRNELIAIKDDVKEIEDRFYRDLEFGTAGLRGVLGAGTNRMNVYTVAKASEGLAKYILSEGAEAVKRGVVISYDSRHFSPEFAQITAQVLAANGIPSRLSDELRPVPVLSYSVRYFKAFAGVMITASHNPSKYNGYKVYGEDGGQVPPEAADAVLANIEAISDIRTIKMMDFEEAKAKGLVTSFGPEIDEAFTNMLTKLVVDQNAIDKQADMSIVYTPLHGSGNKPVRRILEAVGFKNIHIVKEQELPDGSFPTVSLPNPENPEALSMAIELAKKTDASLVFGTDPDSDRIGAAAKVIENGEVKYKCFSGNQMGLMLLDYILDAKKKLGTLPDNSFAVTTIVSSKLVKSICDYYGVELQETLTGFKFIGERIKLYDEFGDKHFQFGFEESYGYLAGVDVRDKDAVVAAMLICNMAAASFEKGETLADRLDHLYEKYGYGVEQTISCTLEGKEGIEKIGSCMVELRKELSECKNLEEAKNLLGGATVKAVRDYKESKRYVFTDSGVEVEEITLPKSNVLLYELGGNKGIDWACARPSGTEPKLKIYMGVYDSDEKTAKASFETIKGQVEGYVKSKLN from the coding sequence TTTTATGAAAGCTTATGAATTATGGTCCACAGATCCTTTTTTCGATGAGGGAACAAGAAACGAACTCATCGCGATCAAGGATGACGTTAAAGAGATAGAGGACAGATTCTACAGAGATCTGGAATTCGGTACAGCAGGTTTAAGAGGCGTTTTGGGCGCAGGTACCAACAGAATGAACGTTTATACAGTTGCAAAGGCTTCTGAAGGCCTTGCAAAGTATATCCTCTCAGAAGGTGCTGAGGCTGTTAAGAGAGGCGTAGTCATCTCTTACGACTCAAGACATTTCTCACCTGAGTTTGCTCAGATCACGGCACAGGTCCTGGCTGCAAACGGAATCCCTTCAAGGCTTTCTGATGAGCTCCGTCCGGTTCCGGTACTTTCTTACTCTGTAAGATATTTCAAGGCATTCGCAGGTGTCATGATCACAGCTTCACACAATCCTTCGAAGTACAACGGATACAAGGTTTATGGTGAGGACGGCGGACAGGTACCGCCTGAAGCTGCAGATGCAGTTCTCGCAAATATTGAAGCAATTTCTGATATCAGAACCATCAAGATGATGGACTTCGAGGAAGCTAAGGCAAAGGGCCTTGTAACTTCATTCGGACCTGAGATCGACGAAGCATTCACAAATATGCTCACAAAGCTCGTTGTTGACCAGAACGCTATCGATAAGCAGGCCGACATGAGCATTGTTTACACACCTCTTCATGGTTCAGGCAACAAGCCCGTAAGAAGGATCCTTGAAGCAGTAGGATTTAAGAATATCCACATCGTAAAAGAGCAGGAGCTTCCTGACGGATCATTCCCTACGGTAAGCCTTCCTAATCCTGAAAATCCTGAAGCTCTCTCAATGGCTATAGAACTTGCCAAGAAGACAGACGCTTCACTCGTATTCGGAACAGACCCTGACTCTGACCGTATCGGCGCTGCTGCAAAGGTCATCGAGAACGGCGAAGTTAAGTATAAGTGCTTCTCAGGAAACCAGATGGGTCTCATGCTCCTCGATTACATCCTCGATGCAAAGAAGAAGCTCGGAACACTTCCCGATAACTCTTTCGCAGTTACAACCATCGTATCTTCAAAGCTCGTAAAGAGCATCTGCGATTACTACGGAGTAGAGCTCCAGGAGACACTCACAGGCTTCAAGTTCATCGGTGAGAGGATCAAGCTTTACGACGAGTTCGGTGACAAGCACTTCCAGTTCGGCTTCGAAGAGAGCTACGGCTACCTCGCCGGCGTTGACGTACGTGACAAGGATGCCGTTGTAGCAGCAATGCTCATCTGCAACATGGCAGCAGCTTCATTCGAGAAGGGCGAGACACTGGCAGACAGACTTGACCACCTCTACGAAAAGTACGGCTACGGCGTTGAGCAGACGATCAGCTGCACGCTCGAAGGCAAAGAGGGTATCGAGAAGATCGGTTCCTGCATGGTTGAGCTCAGGAAAGAGCTTTCAGAGTGCAAGAATCTCGAAGAAGCAAAGAACCTTTTGGGCGGCGCTACAGTTAAGGCAGTCCGTGACTATAAGGAATCCAAGCGCTATGTATTTACAGACAGCGGTGTGGAAGTCGAAGAGATCACACTTCCCAAGTCCAATGTTCTCCTCTATGAGCTCGGCGGCAACAAGGGAATCGACTGGGCATGCGCAAGACCTTCAGGCACAGAGCCCAAGCTCAAGATCTACATGGGTGTTTACGATTCTGACGAGAAGACGGCAAAAGCATCCTTCGAGACCATCAAGGGACAGGTCGAAGGTTACGTAAAGTCCAAGCTCAATTAA
- a CDS encoding vancomycin resistance protein YoaR has translation MKRKAGQAPNYSSEVRNTALVPVRSGETSNKPAPVRVEANRVPAKSAPKSTGKSGSASAKSAPKSASKSAKAAPKHTKAKKKSKAGLVVGLVAAAVILLGAGGVYGYLYYTGYFKPHIEVTMADGTVSNLKVEDVYAELAQSANTFYPGTFIDDIDVSGMTKEQAVEAVNKSLQEAKAPVEVNYNLKLDGKVYELDFADAKFTYNTEEVVNEAFAQHRALDETDYASIIDVFNYKEQLKNTPVKYETNYTVAIDGISEKVHDILDPLVDQYSTIKDAEIGDFNTETKEFTITPEETGMTIDIEGAVDGVKKLFENKEYTGSVVVPSIVKEPEVTTETLKANFGLRGEHTTTASDNKNRNNNLNQACKKINGTILKPGDEFSFNGVVGQRTTANGFKEATVILGGQYEQGLGGGVCQVSSTLYNAVLKSDLQVTKRTPHAWPSYYVLEGLDATVDYPALDFKFKNNTDYQIIIVMWFESKDRTVHAQIYGKRFPDEQKIVLRSECVGSTGAKATEYVEDKTMAVGKTKTVRDAHKGMTIKTYKIWQDKDGKEIKREFITTTTYAAYGKRIAVGTKKADGTYATVDPKTGEVKGTASPTPGPTKSAEPTKSTQPTTAPKPTDPPAPTTPPKPTDPPKPTDPPAPTTPPKPTDPPPPENNEGA, from the coding sequence ATGAAGAGAAAAGCCGGTCAGGCACCAAATTATTCTTCTGAAGTCAGGAACACTGCGCTTGTTCCTGTCAGAAGCGGTGAGACATCAAATAAGCCTGCGCCCGTTAGAGTAGAAGCTAACAGGGTGCCCGCTAAGAGTGCTCCCAAGAGCACAGGTAAGAGCGGCTCTGCAAGCGCAAAGTCAGCTCCTAAGTCAGCTTCCAAGTCAGCAAAGGCAGCTCCCAAGCACACCAAGGCCAAGAAAAAGAGCAAGGCAGGATTAGTCGTAGGACTTGTCGCTGCTGCAGTTATCCTTTTGGGTGCCGGCGGTGTATACGGATACCTCTATTACACAGGCTATTTCAAACCGCATATTGAGGTTACTATGGCTGACGGTACCGTATCCAACCTCAAGGTTGAGGACGTTTATGCTGAACTCGCACAGAGCGCTAATACATTCTATCCCGGTACATTTATCGATGATATCGATGTAAGCGGCATGACAAAGGAGCAGGCTGTTGAAGCTGTTAACAAGAGCTTGCAGGAAGCTAAGGCTCCGGTTGAGGTAAACTACAACCTCAAGCTCGACGGCAAGGTATATGAACTTGATTTTGCTGATGCAAAGTTCACATACAACACAGAAGAAGTCGTTAATGAAGCTTTTGCCCAGCACAGAGCTCTGGATGAGACAGATTATGCGAGCATCATCGATGTATTCAATTACAAGGAGCAGTTAAAGAACACTCCCGTTAAGTACGAGACAAACTATACTGTTGCTATCGATGGTATTTCCGAGAAAGTTCACGATATCTTAGATCCTCTCGTTGACCAGTATTCAACAATTAAGGATGCCGAGATTGGCGATTTTAATACTGAGACAAAGGAATTCACCATCACACCTGAAGAAACAGGTATGACGATCGATATCGAAGGCGCTGTCGACGGTGTTAAGAAGCTTTTCGAAAACAAGGAATACACAGGTTCTGTTGTAGTTCCTTCAATCGTTAAGGAACCTGAGGTCACAACAGAGACACTCAAGGCAAACTTCGGTCTCCGCGGTGAGCACACAACAACAGCTTCAGACAATAAGAACCGTAACAACAACCTCAATCAGGCTTGCAAGAAGATCAACGGTACGATCTTAAAGCCCGGCGATGAGTTCTCCTTCAACGGTGTTGTAGGACAGAGAACAACAGCTAACGGATTTAAGGAAGCTACGGTTATCCTTGGCGGCCAGTACGAGCAGGGTCTCGGCGGCGGTGTCTGCCAGGTAAGCAGCACACTCTACAATGCAGTATTAAAGTCTGACCTCCAGGTTACAAAGCGTACACCCCATGCTTGGCCTTCATACTATGTTCTTGAGGGCTTGGATGCTACAGTTGACTATCCTGCACTTGACTTCAAGTTCAAGAATAACACGGATTATCAGATCATCATCGTTATGTGGTTTGAATCCAAGGACAGAACAGTTCATGCCCAGATCTACGGAAAGAGATTCCCTGACGAGCAGAAGATCGTTTTGAGAAGTGAGTGCGTAGGCTCCACTGGTGCTAAGGCAACAGAATATGTTGAAGATAAGACGATGGCAGTAGGTAAGACCAAGACTGTCAGAGACGCTCACAAGGGCATGACGATCAAGACATATAAGATCTGGCAGGATAAGGACGGCAAGGAGATCAAGCGTGAGTTTATTACGACCACGACTTATGCTGCTTACGGTAAGCGAATTGCCGTAGGTACAAAGAAGGCAGACGGCACTTATGCTACAGTCGACCCCAAGACCGGTGAGGTAAAGGGTACGGCGTCCCCGACGCCAGGACCTACTAAATCGGCAGAACCCACTAAATCAACACAGCCTACAACAGCTCCCAAGCCGACAGATCCCCCGGCACCGACAACTCCGCCGAAGCCGACAGATCCGCCGAAGCCGACAGATCCCCCGGCACCGACAACTCCGCCGAAGCCGACTGATCCACCGCCGCCGGAAAACAATGAAGGTGCTTAA